A single window of Ctenopharyngodon idella isolate HZGC_01 chromosome 24, HZGC01, whole genome shotgun sequence DNA harbors:
- the setd6 gene encoding N-lysine methyltransferase setd6 encodes MATDTKRPKIDDENCVLDPLKNFLLWCDSVKLTLSDKVYLSKEGTIAEYGMLAKEDIEEGHILFSIPRETLLHQGTTKVKKVLEEGKKTLESASGWVPLLLCLLYEYTCSQSHWKPYLSLWPDFRTLDQPMFWSDEERNKLLKGTGIPEAVNTDLKKLQDEYNNIVLPFMKSHPDLWDPEKHNLELYKSLVAFVMAYSFQEPVEDEDEEEEKQPNPPMMVPMADMLNHVSKHNANLEYTPECLKMVSVRHIEKGEEVFNTYGQMANWQLLHMYGFAEPFPTNSNDTADIQMSSVYKAAVQVTQSEADQRLLVDKWNMLCEMEIVGEKGVFIFGQSGSLTYSELYTTLKVLCMPAQDFEEFRENEGWEEDEEDDDDEMEQALSFDGLTGLSAEWKRLLHTAAALTLDSYSEDVETDRKRLEDQGALAELSSRERRALHVRYGQKSILQRLQQLTKPTS; translated from the exons ATGGCGACAGACACAAAAAGGCCGAAG ATAGATGATGAGAACTGTGTGCTGGACCCCCTGAAAAACTTCTTGCTGTGGTGTGATAGTGTGAAGCTGACGCTCAGCGATAAG gTTTACTTAAGTAAAGAGGGTACAATAGCAGAATATGGCATGCTTGCCAAAGAGGACATTGAAGAGGGGCACATCTTGTTCTCCATTCCCAGAGAGACACTCCTGCATCAGGGCACCACTAAAGTCAAAAAAGTGCTTGAAGAAG GGAAGAAAACTTTGGAAAGCGCATCAGGCTGGGTTCCTCTTCTTCTGTGTCTCTTATACGAGTACACATGTTCACAATCCCATTGGAAACCATATTTATCTCTCTGGCCAGACTTTAGGACACTGGATCAGCCCATGTTCTG GTCCGATGAGGAGCGTAATAAACTCCTGAAAGGCACAGGAATTCCTGAGGCTGTCAACACTGATTTGAAAAAACTCCAGGATGAGTACAATAACATAGTCCTTCCTTTCATGAAGTCCCATCCTGACCTGTGGGACCCCGAGAAGCACAACCTGGAGCTCTACAAGAGCCTGGTAGCATTTGTAATGGCCTATAG TTTTCAAGAGCCTGTAGAGGATGaggatgaagaagaagaaaaacagccTAACCCTCCAATGATGGTGCCCATGGCTGACATGCTGAATCACGTTTCCAAGCACAACGCCAATCTGGAATATACACCA GAGTGTCTGAAGATGGTATCCGTACGGCACATTGAAAAGGGCGAGGAGGTCTTTAACACCTACGGACAGATGGCAAACTGGCAGCTGCTCCACATGTACGGCTTTGCAGAGCCGTTTCCTACAAATAGCAATGACACCGCTGATATACAGATGTCCAGTGTGTATAAAGCAGCAGTGCAAG TGACACAAAGTGAAGCAGATCAGCGGCTCTTAGTGGACAAATGGAACATGTTGTGTGAGATGGAGATTGTTGGAGAGAAAGGAGTCTTTATCTTCGGACAATCAGGCTCCCTCACTTACAGTGAGCTCTACACTACTCTGAAG GTCCTTTGCATGCCGGCGCAAGATTTCGAGGAGTTCCGTGAAAACGAAGGCTGGGAAGAAGATgaagaggatgatgatgatgaaatgGAGCAGGCTCTGAGTTTTGACGGACTGACAGGGTTGTCAGCGGAGTGGAAGCGTCTCCTGCACACAGCAGCTGCTTTGACGCTGGACTCTTACTCTGAGGATGTAGAGACGGACAGGAAGCGGCTGGAGGATCAGGGAGCTCTGGCTGAACTCAGCAGCAGAGAGAGGAGAGCTCTGCATGTGCGTTACGGTCAGAAGAGCATCCTACAGCGCTTGCAACAGCTCACCAAACCTACGTCTTAA